From the genome of Psychroserpens ponticola, one region includes:
- a CDS encoding porin family protein, with amino-acid sequence MKVVISCLLFMVLGCYVFNAQNAIETSIKADSTAIVDDKYREDQFYLSVTYNLLGNKPDGVSQSGFSSGYHFGFIRDMPINKRRNLALGVGLGFSSNSYNQTLQISENNADYQYVILNDNDIEYTKNKFTTYLIEFPIEFRWRTSTATDYDFWRIYTGVKFGYVLFNSSKFNSNDGDIKLSNIDDFNAFQYGLTFSAGYSNISFHLYYGLNGIFSNAKLVDGEAIDMKSIRIGLMLYIL; translated from the coding sequence ATGAAAGTTGTTATCTCTTGTTTGCTTTTTATGGTTTTAGGTTGTTATGTGTTTAATGCACAAAATGCTATAGAAACATCAATTAAAGCAGATTCAACTGCTATCGTTGATGATAAATATAGAGAGGATCAATTTTATCTTTCTGTGACCTATAATTTGTTAGGAAACAAACCTGATGGTGTGTCTCAAAGTGGTTTCTCAAGTGGTTATCACTTCGGTTTTATACGCGATATGCCAATTAATAAAAGAAGAAACCTAGCCCTTGGTGTTGGACTTGGGTTTTCTTCAAATTCCTATAATCAAACATTACAAATTTCTGAAAATAATGCTGATTATCAATATGTTATTTTAAATGATAATGATATAGAGTATACTAAAAATAAATTTACTACGTACTTAATTGAATTCCCTATCGAATTTAGATGGAGAACATCTACTGCTACTGATTATGACTTTTGGCGAATTTATACAGGCGTGAAATTTGGTTATGTATTGTTTAACTCTTCTAAGTTTAATAGTAATGATGGTGATATTAAATTGTCTAACATAGATGATTTTAACGCCTTTCAATATGGTTTGACTTTTAGTGCAGGCTATTCAAATATAAGTTTCCATTTGTATTATGGTCTCAACGGTATTTTTAGTAATGCAAAATTAGTTGATGGAGAAGCTATTGATATGAAATCAATTCGAATAGGATTGATGCTCTATATTCTATAA
- the rpoN gene encoding RNA polymerase factor sigma-54, whose product MLKQYLQFKLSQKLSPQQIQLMKLIQLPTQAFEQRLKQELEENPALESGKETKDEFEDNMDEFDNSDDEFNDNETIEAEDINIDDYLSDDEIPDYRTQANNYSVDDEEKNVPYAAGTSFTQHLNNQLNTFRLNDNERDIAVFLVGSVDESGYIRRSLSDIVDDLAFTQGVYTDEESVEQIFQVVHQLDPAGVGARNLQECLSIQLHRKEKYPDVELACNIIDKAFDQFTKKHYKKLLQKFDITEVQLKDAIEEIERLNPKPGGSYAGNNKMAEHVVPDFAIKIVDGELDLTLNGRNAPELHVSREYSNMMKGYKEAKDKSKSQKDAVLFIKQKLDGAKWFIEAIKQRQQTLFVTMSSIMNYQKEYFLSGDERNLKPMILKDIADEIDMDVSTVSRVANSKYVDTPYGTKLIKEFFSESMTNDQGEEVSTREIKKILETVIEEENKRKPLTDEKLATILKEKGYPIARRTVAKYREQLDIPVARLRKKI is encoded by the coding sequence ATGCTTAAACAATATCTACAGTTTAAATTATCTCAGAAGTTGTCGCCACAGCAAATTCAGCTCATGAAGTTGATTCAGTTGCCTACACAAGCTTTTGAGCAACGTTTAAAGCAAGAATTAGAAGAGAATCCAGCTTTGGAAAGCGGAAAGGAAACTAAAGACGAGTTTGAAGACAATATGGATGAGTTTGATAATTCTGATGATGAATTTAATGACAATGAAACCATTGAAGCTGAAGATATTAATATAGATGATTACTTAAGTGATGATGAAATACCAGATTATCGCACTCAAGCCAATAATTACAGTGTTGATGATGAAGAAAAAAATGTGCCATATGCTGCTGGCACTTCTTTTACTCAACATTTAAACAATCAATTAAATACATTCAGGCTAAATGATAATGAACGTGATATTGCTGTATTCTTAGTCGGAAGTGTTGATGAAAGTGGCTATATACGTCGCTCATTAAGTGATATTGTTGATGATTTAGCTTTTACACAAGGTGTATATACAGATGAAGAATCAGTAGAGCAAATATTCCAAGTTGTACATCAGTTAGATCCTGCTGGTGTTGGAGCTCGTAACTTACAAGAATGTTTAAGCATTCAATTACATAGAAAAGAAAAGTATCCAGATGTTGAATTGGCTTGTAATATTATTGACAAGGCCTTCGATCAGTTTACAAAAAAACATTATAAAAAACTACTTCAAAAGTTCGACATTACCGAGGTGCAACTCAAAGATGCCATCGAAGAAATTGAACGCCTTAATCCAAAACCAGGTGGTTCATATGCAGGGAACAATAAAATGGCAGAGCATGTTGTTCCAGATTTTGCCATAAAGATTGTAGATGGTGAATTAGACCTTACTCTTAATGGTAGAAATGCTCCAGAACTTCATGTGTCTAGAGAGTATAGTAATATGATGAAAGGTTATAAGGAAGCAAAAGACAAGAGCAAATCACAAAAAGATGCAGTGCTTTTCATCAAACAAAAATTAGATGGAGCAAAATGGTTTATTGAAGCTATTAAACAGCGTCAACAAACATTATTTGTTACGATGAGTTCTATTATGAATTACCAAAAAGAATATTTTCTTTCTGGTGATGAACGCAACCTTAAACCAATGATTCTAAAAGATATTGCTGATGAAATTGACATGGACGTTTCAACAGTTTCTCGTGTTGCAAACAGTAAATATGTTGACACGCCATATGGTACAAAATTGATTAAGGAATTTTTCTCAGAATCAATGACAAATGATCAAGGTGAAGAAGTATCTACACGTGAAATTAAGAAGATTTTAGAAACCGTTATTGAAGAGGAAAATAAGCGTAAACCTCTCACTGATGAAAAATTAGCGACCATACTTAAAGAGAAAGGTTATCCAATAGCACGTCGTACAGTTGCAAAGTATCGTGAACAGTTAGATATTCCTGTGGCAAGATTGAGAAAAAAAATATGA
- the asnS gene encoding asparagine--tRNA ligase, whose product MTYSVSQLLTQDITLQPLEIKGWVRTFRANRFIALNDGSTINNIQCVVDFENTDEALLKRITTGSAVHIKGNLVKSQGKGQNVEIQVTSIEILGDSDPDEYPIQPRKHGFEFLRKNAHLRTRTSTFSAVMRLRSSLSFAIHKYFNENGFYYMHTPIVTGSDAEGAGEMFKVSALDAKNPPLTKDGDIDYSQDFFGKETNLTVSGQLEAETYAMSLGKVYTFGPTFRAENSNTSRHLAEFWMIEPEVAFMDLAGNMDLAENFMKSVLSYVLEHNREDLEFLEKRLLDEEKTKPQAERSEMSLIDKIKFVVDNNFKRVSYTEAIDILKNSKPNKKKKFKYIIEEWGADLQSEHERFLVEKHFKCPVILFDYPANIKAFYMRLNEDGKTVRAMDILFPGIGEMVGGSQREERLDVLKEKMKALDIDEKELWWYLDLRKYGTAVHSGFGLGFERLVMFATGMGNIRDVIPYPRTPQNAEF is encoded by the coding sequence ATGACATATTCAGTTTCACAATTATTAACACAAGATATTACACTACAGCCTCTTGAAATTAAAGGATGGGTTAGAACGTTTAGAGCAAATCGATTTATAGCTTTAAATGATGGTTCTACAATTAATAATATACAATGCGTGGTTGATTTTGAAAATACTGATGAAGCACTTTTAAAACGAATTACAACTGGATCAGCTGTTCACATTAAAGGAAACTTGGTAAAGAGTCAAGGAAAAGGGCAAAACGTTGAAATACAAGTTACTTCTATTGAAATTCTTGGAGATTCTGATCCTGATGAATATCCAATTCAACCAAGAAAACACGGCTTCGAATTCCTAAGAAAAAATGCTCATTTACGCACTAGAACAAGTACATTTAGTGCTGTAATGCGTTTACGTTCGTCATTATCATTTGCGATTCACAAGTATTTTAATGAGAATGGTTTTTACTATATGCACACTCCAATTGTTACAGGAAGTGATGCCGAAGGTGCTGGAGAAATGTTTAAAGTAAGTGCCTTAGATGCTAAAAATCCTCCATTAACTAAAGATGGTGATATTGATTATTCTCAAGATTTCTTCGGAAAAGAAACCAATCTTACTGTTTCTGGTCAGTTAGAAGCTGAAACCTATGCCATGTCTCTTGGAAAAGTATATACTTTCGGACCAACATTTAGAGCCGAAAACTCAAACACATCTCGTCACTTAGCTGAATTCTGGATGATTGAACCCGAAGTAGCATTTATGGATTTAGCTGGAAATATGGACTTAGCTGAAAACTTTATGAAATCGGTATTGAGTTATGTTTTAGAACATAATCGTGAAGACTTAGAATTTTTAGAAAAGCGCTTGCTTGATGAAGAAAAAACAAAGCCACAAGCCGAACGTTCTGAAATGAGTTTGATTGACAAAATAAAATTTGTAGTCGATAACAACTTCAAACGTGTAAGCTATACTGAAGCTATCGATATTTTAAAGAACAGTAAACCAAACAAGAAAAAGAAATTCAAATATATTATTGAAGAATGGGGAGCTGACTTACAAAGTGAACACGAACGTTTCTTAGTAGAAAAACATTTCAAATGTCCTGTCATTTTGTTTGATTATCCTGCAAATATCAAAGCGTTTTACATGCGTTTAAATGAAGATGGAAAAACAGTTCGCGCTATGGATATTCTATTTCCTGGTATTGGTGAAATGGTAGGTGGATCTCAACGTGAAGAGCGTTTAGATGTTTTAAAAGAAAAAATGAAAGCGCTAGATATTGACGAAAAAGAATTATGGTGGTATTTAGATTTACGTAAATACGGAACTGCTGTTCATTCAGGTTTTGGACTAGGTTTTGAACGTCTAGTTATGTTTGCAACTGGAATGGGAAATATTAGAGATGTAATTCCTTATCCTAGAACACCTCAAAATGCGGAGTTTTAA
- a CDS encoding efflux RND transporter permease subunit — translation MFKLFSTGFWEVIARLILRNKIGILICIVLATIFFSWQWEHMRFTYTEANLLPDDHEVNVTYNEFLDIFGEEGNLIILGVKDSTLFTVEKLNAWNRLSEDFKSYDEVETVVSIKDLQKLVKNTKAEKFDLEPFIKDSITSKAEIDILQKELFKQYPFYDNFLFNKDTKTIRTAIYLKKDIVNTSARKDFIMLALQDKIDDFETNNNLDVRVSGMPYIRTLNSQNIVDEIGLFIGLALGVTSLIFFLFFRSFRATFISLIVVCIGVMWTFGILGLLNYEITVLTALIPPLIIVIGIPNCIFLINKYQHEVKLHGNKVKSLQRVITKIGNATLMTNVTTASGFATFILTESTLLKEFGIVASLSILAIFILCLLVIPIIYTFLPYPQERHLEHLNKRWIGGFVDWIERMVKHKKITIYLTSLILLVASIIGIYQIKISGSLIEDMPKDTEFFKDIKFFESEFNGIMPLEIMIDTKRKKGVMKLSTLKRMNDLEDLINEIPELSRPISAVSLVKYSKQAYYNGNPKYYQLPTSQENSFILSYAKNSSSNVDMLKNFVDSTGQYARITTFMKDIGTDKMERIEENLQNKIDKLFPKERFEVTMTGKALVFQKGTKYLVRNLVISLSLAIFLISLFMAYMFRSFRMIIVSLVPNLLPLLITAGLMGFLNVPIKPSTILVFSIAFGISVDDTIHFLAKYRQELQANHWKIRKSVYAALRETGVSMFYTSIVLFFGFIVFTTSSFGGTVALGALVSATLLFAMLSNLLLLPSLLLSLERSIANKEVLKEPAINIIPQDSEDIEVIEDVENSEDTIS, via the coding sequence ATGTTTAAATTATTTTCAACAGGTTTTTGGGAAGTTATTGCGCGACTAATTTTGCGTAATAAAATTGGTATACTCATTTGTATCGTGTTGGCAACTATTTTCTTTAGTTGGCAATGGGAACACATGCGCTTTACCTACACCGAAGCAAACTTATTACCTGATGACCATGAAGTTAATGTGACTTATAATGAGTTTTTAGACATCTTTGGCGAAGAAGGGAATCTTATTATTCTTGGTGTTAAAGACTCTACACTATTTACTGTTGAAAAATTAAATGCTTGGAATCGGCTTTCTGAAGATTTTAAATCTTATGATGAAGTTGAAACTGTAGTATCAATTAAAGACCTTCAGAAATTAGTAAAAAACACAAAAGCTGAAAAATTTGATTTGGAGCCTTTCATAAAAGATTCAATCACTTCAAAAGCTGAAATTGATATTCTACAGAAAGAACTCTTCAAACAATATCCTTTTTATGATAACTTTTTGTTCAATAAAGACACAAAAACAATCCGAACAGCAATTTATCTTAAAAAAGATATCGTAAATACTTCAGCAAGAAAAGACTTTATCATGCTTGCTCTTCAAGATAAAATTGATGATTTCGAAACTAACAATAATCTTGATGTTAGAGTGTCTGGCATGCCATACATTAGAACATTAAACTCGCAGAATATTGTTGATGAAATTGGCCTTTTTATTGGCTTAGCACTAGGTGTAACGTCTTTAATATTCTTCTTATTCTTTAGGTCATTTAGAGCCACTTTTATTTCTCTCATTGTTGTATGCATTGGTGTCATGTGGACCTTTGGTATTTTAGGTCTGCTCAACTATGAGATTACCGTTTTAACTGCTTTAATTCCACCTTTAATTATTGTAATTGGAATTCCGAATTGTATTTTCTTAATCAATAAATATCAACATGAAGTAAAATTACATGGAAATAAAGTAAAGTCACTGCAACGTGTTATTACCAAAATTGGTAATGCAACATTAATGACAAATGTGACTACAGCTTCCGGTTTTGCTACTTTTATTTTAACTGAAAGTACGTTGCTTAAAGAATTTGGTATTGTAGCTTCTTTAAGTATTCTCGCTATTTTCATATTATGTTTACTTGTAATTCCTATCATTTACACCTTTTTACCTTATCCTCAAGAAAGACATTTAGAGCATCTAAATAAACGTTGGATTGGTGGTTTTGTAGATTGGATTGAGCGAATGGTTAAGCATAAAAAAATCACAATTTATTTAACATCTTTAATACTTTTAGTTGCAAGTATTATTGGTATTTATCAAATAAAAATTTCTGGTAGCCTAATTGAAGACATGCCAAAAGACACAGAATTCTTTAAAGACATTAAGTTTTTTGAAAGTGAATTTAATGGCATAATGCCATTAGAAATAATGATAGATACTAAACGCAAAAAAGGCGTTATGAAATTAAGTACGCTTAAGCGTATGAACGATTTAGAAGACCTCATCAATGAGATTCCTGAATTATCTAGACCAATTTCTGCGGTGAGTTTGGTAAAATATAGTAAGCAAGCTTATTATAACGGCAATCCAAAATACTACCAACTACCAACAAGTCAAGAAAATAGTTTCATATTATCTTATGCCAAAAACTCGTCTTCTAATGTAGACATGCTTAAGAATTTTGTAGACAGTACTGGTCAGTATGCACGTATCACAACCTTTATGAAAGATATTGGCACTGATAAAATGGAGCGTATTGAGGAAAATCTTCAAAATAAAATTGACAAGCTATTTCCTAAAGAACGCTTTGAAGTTACAATGACAGGAAAAGCATTAGTATTTCAAAAAGGAACAAAATATTTAGTACGAAACTTAGTAATCTCGTTAAGTCTTGCTATTTTTCTTATTTCTCTTTTTATGGCTTACATGTTTAGGTCATTCAGAATGATTATTGTGTCACTTGTTCCAAACTTATTACCTTTATTAATCACTGCAGGATTAATGGGCTTTTTAAATGTCCCAATAAAACCATCAACGATATTGGTGTTTAGTATTGCCTTTGGAATTTCAGTAGATGACACCATTCACTTTTTGGCTAAATACAGGCAAGAATTACAAGCCAATCACTGGAAAATACGCAAATCGGTTTATGCTGCTTTAAGAGAAACAGGTGTAAGTATGTTTTACACATCAATCGTTTTATTCTTTGGTTTTATCGTCTTCACAACATCTAGTTTTGGAGGTACAGTAGCTTTAGGAGCATTGGTTTCTGCAACATTACTATTTGCAATGTTATCAAATTTACTATTGTTGCCTTCTCTATTATTATCTCTTGAAAGAAGTATTGCTAATAAGGAAGTATTAAAAGAACCAGCAATAAATATTATTCCGCAAGACTCTGAAGACATAGAGGTCATCGAAGACGTTGAAAATTCAGAAGACACCATTTCATAA
- the frr gene encoding ribosome recycling factor: MNEDIKFILDSAQEAMDGAMKHLEKQFSNIRAGKASPAMLGSVMVDYYGSQTPLAQVANVNTPDGRTITVQPWEKSMLQEIERGIAYANLGFNPMNNGETIIINVPPLTEERRRDLSKQAKSEAEDAKIGVRNARKEANSDIKNLDDASEDQQKNAEIDVQHMTDKYVKKIDDVFDVKEKEIMTV; this comes from the coding sequence ATGAACGAAGACATAAAATTTATATTAGATTCAGCTCAAGAAGCTATGGATGGTGCCATGAAGCATCTCGAAAAGCAATTTTCTAACATTAGAGCTGGGAAGGCAAGTCCTGCCATGCTTGGAAGTGTTATGGTAGACTACTATGGTTCTCAAACACCGTTAGCTCAAGTGGCAAATGTGAATACTCCAGATGGTAGAACAATTACTGTTCAGCCTTGGGAAAAAAGTATGCTTCAAGAAATTGAACGTGGAATAGCTTATGCTAATTTAGGTTTTAACCCAATGAATAATGGTGAGACCATAATCATTAATGTTCCACCTTTAACAGAAGAACGAAGACGTGATTTATCAAAACAAGCGAAATCTGAAGCAGAAGACGCAAAAATTGGTGTAAGAAATGCACGAAAAGAAGCTAATTCAGATATTAAGAACCTAGACGACGCTTCTGAAGATCAACAAAAAAATGCTGAAATTGACGTACAACATATGACAGACAAGTACGTTAAAAAGATAGACGATGTTTTTGATGTCAAAGAAAAAGAAATCATGACTGTATAA
- the pyrH gene encoding UMP kinase, translated as MKYKRILLKLSGEALMGSRQYGIDPERLSEYAKDIKEITDLGVEVAIVIGGGNIFRGVAGAMNGMDRVQGDHMGMLATVINGLALQNALEDADVKTRLQTAIKINEVAEPFIRRKAMSHLRKGRVVIFGGGTGNPYFTTDSAAVLRAIEIEADVILKGTRVDGIYTADPEKDTTAVKFDHISFEDVLKKGLKVMDTTAFTLSQENKLPIIVFDMNKKGNLLKVVSGENIGTKVNI; from the coding sequence ATGAAATATAAAAGAATTCTACTCAAATTATCAGGTGAAGCTCTAATGGGTTCTCGTCAATACGGAATTGATCCTGAACGATTATCAGAATACGCTAAAGACATTAAAGAAATTACAGATTTAGGTGTAGAAGTTGCTATCGTAATTGGTGGCGGAAATATATTTAGAGGCGTCGCTGGAGCCATGAATGGTATGGATCGTGTTCAAGGTGATCACATGGGAATGCTAGCTACTGTGATTAACGGATTAGCATTACAAAATGCATTGGAAGATGCTGATGTAAAAACACGTTTACAAACCGCTATTAAAATCAACGAAGTTGCAGAACCTTTCATTAGACGAAAAGCAATGAGTCACCTTAGAAAAGGCCGTGTCGTAATTTTTGGAGGAGGAACAGGAAATCCATACTTCACTACAGATTCTGCAGCTGTATTAAGAGCTATTGAAATTGAAGCAGATGTAATTTTAAAAGGAACTCGTGTTGATGGCATTTATACAGCAGATCCTGAAAAAGATACAACTGCAGTTAAGTTTGATCATATATCCTTTGAAGATGTACTAAAGAAAGGACTCAAAGTTATGGATACTACAGCATTCACACTTAGTCAAGAAAACAAGCTGCCAATTATCGTGTTTGATATGAATAAAAAAGGAAACCTTTTAAAGGTCGTTTCAGGAGAAAATATAGGTACTAAAGTTAATATATAA
- the tsf gene encoding translation elongation factor Ts, whose protein sequence is MENTVKITAAEVNKLRQATGAGMMDCKKALVEAGGDFDKAIEVLRKKGQKVAEKRADRDSSEGAAIAKINADNTSGVAIVLGCETDFVGKNENFVALANQLADIALNHNTKEEFLAADFGGMTVAEKLIEQTGVIGEKLDITAFEKLDAPYVGQYVHINKIAALVGLSAKVDNVEVLVKDVSMQVASMGASTLSYKDFDADFVASETEARIAVIEKDNIELGRLGKTLKNVPSYISMAQLTPEVITEAENAAKAELKAEGKPEQIWDRILPGKMERFISDNTTLDQEKCLLDQKFIKDEKKTVAQYVESYGDVAVTGFKRATVG, encoded by the coding sequence ATGGAAAATACTGTAAAAATTACAGCCGCTGAAGTAAATAAATTAAGACAAGCTACTGGAGCTGGTATGATGGATTGTAAAAAAGCCTTAGTTGAAGCTGGAGGTGATTTTGATAAAGCCATTGAAGTACTTCGTAAAAAAGGGCAAAAAGTAGCAGAAAAAAGAGCAGACAGAGATTCATCTGAAGGCGCTGCAATCGCAAAAATTAATGCAGATAACACTTCTGGTGTTGCTATTGTATTAGGATGTGAAACTGATTTTGTTGGAAAAAACGAAAACTTCGTAGCATTAGCTAACCAATTAGCAGATATCGCTTTAAATCACAATACTAAAGAAGAATTTTTAGCTGCTGATTTTGGTGGTATGACTGTTGCTGAAAAACTAATAGAACAAACTGGAGTTATTGGCGAAAAATTAGACATCACTGCATTTGAGAAATTAGATGCTCCTTATGTTGGACAATATGTACATATCAATAAAATTGCAGCTTTAGTAGGTTTATCTGCTAAAGTTGATAACGTAGAAGTATTAGTAAAAGATGTTTCTATGCAAGTAGCTTCAATGGGAGCTTCTACATTATCTTATAAAGATTTTGATGCAGATTTCGTAGCCTCTGAAACCGAAGCTAGAATTGCAGTTATCGAAAAAGATAATATCGAATTAGGACGTTTAGGAAAAACATTAAAGAATGTACCAAGTTACATCTCAATGGCACAATTAACTCCTGAAGTTATTACTGAAGCTGAAAATGCTGCAAAAGCAGAATTAAAAGCAGAAGGTAAGCCGGAACAAATCTGGGACAGAATTTTACCTGGTAAAATGGAACGTTTCATTTCTGATAACACCACTTTAGATCAAGAAAAATGTTTACTAGATCAAAAGTTCATCAAAGACGAAAAGAAAACTGTTGCTCAGTATGTTGAATCTTATGGCGATGTTGCTGTTACTGGATTTAAACGTGCTACTGTAGGATAA
- the rpsB gene encoding 30S ribosomal protein S2, with product MKVEVKDLLDAGVHFGHLTRKWDPNMAPYIYMERNGIHIINLYKTQAKIEETGEALHKIAASGKKILFVATKKQAKDIVAEKAGNVNMPYITERWPGGMLTNFVTIRKAVKKMAMIDRMKKDGTFNSLSKKERLQVDRQRAKLEKNLGSISDMTRLPGALFVVDIKREHIAIKEAQKLKIPIFAMVDTNSDPREVDYLIPSNDDASKSIDCIMSAVEAAVAGGLAERKSDKAEKDAKSEKSTAAKKEVKAEAKVEAKAEKKAEVVAPVAANEEE from the coding sequence ATGAAAGTAGAAGTAAAAGACTTACTTGACGCAGGTGTACACTTTGGTCACCTAACAAGAAAATGGGATCCAAACATGGCTCCTTACATTTACATGGAACGTAACGGTATCCATATCATCAACCTTTACAAAACTCAAGCAAAAATTGAAGAGACTGGAGAAGCATTGCACAAAATTGCAGCTTCTGGAAAGAAAATCTTATTTGTTGCTACAAAAAAACAAGCGAAAGACATCGTTGCTGAAAAAGCAGGAAATGTAAATATGCCTTACATTACTGAAAGATGGCCTGGTGGAATGTTAACAAACTTCGTTACAATTAGAAAAGCTGTTAAGAAAATGGCTATGATTGATCGTATGAAGAAAGATGGTACATTTAACTCTCTATCTAAAAAAGAACGTTTACAAGTCGATCGTCAAAGAGCAAAACTAGAAAAGAATTTAGGTTCTATTTCTGATATGACACGTTTACCTGGAGCATTATTTGTTGTAGACATCAAACGTGAGCACATCGCTATTAAAGAAGCTCAGAAATTAAAAATTCCAATCTTCGCAATGGTAGATACGAATTCTGATCCACGTGAAGTAGATTACTTAATCCCTTCTAATGATGATGCATCTAAATCTATTGATTGCATTATGTCAGCAGTTGAAGCTGCAGTTGCAGGTGGTTTAGCTGAAAGAAAATCAGATAAAGCAGAAAAAGACGCTAAAAGTGAAAAATCAACAGCAGCAAAAAAAGAAGTGAAAGCTGAAGCAAAAGTTGAGGCTAAAGCAGAAAAAAAAGCTGAAGTAGTTGCACCAGTTGCAGCAAACGAAGAAGAATAA
- the rpsI gene encoding 30S ribosomal protein S9, translating to MEVIHKIGRRKTAVARVYLAKGKGKITVNKKDMEVYFPTATLQYKVNQPLTMTNNDGNFDITVNVYGGGITGQAEAIRLALSRAMCEIDAEHRLILKPEGLLTRDPRMVERKKFGQKKARKKFQFSKR from the coding sequence ATGGAAGTAATTCACAAAATCGGTCGTAGAAAGACGGCTGTTGCTCGTGTGTACCTTGCTAAAGGAAAAGGCAAGATCACGGTAAACAAAAAAGACATGGAGGTTTATTTTCCTACTGCAACATTGCAGTACAAAGTAAACCAACCTTTAACCATGACTAACAACGATGGCAACTTTGATATTACAGTAAACGTTTATGGTGGTGGCATTACAGGCCAAGCCGAAGCGATCCGTTTAGCATTATCTCGTGCAATGTGTGAGATTGATGCGGAACACAGACTAATATTAAAGCCAGAAGGATTATTAACAAGAGACCCAAGAATGGTTGAACGTAAGAAGTTCGGTCAGAAGAAAGCAAGGAAGAAATTCCAGTTCTCAAAACGTTAA
- the rplM gene encoding 50S ribosomal protein L13: MDTLSYKTISANKATVNKEWVLVDAADQTLGRLCSKVAILLRGKHKPNFTPHVDCGDNVIIINAEKINLSGNKWNDKTYIRHTGYPGGQRSLTATELFGKDPARIVEKSVKGMLPKNKLGAELFRNLNVVVGSEHKHEAQKPKAIDLNKVN, encoded by the coding sequence GTGGACACATTAAGCTACAAAACGATTTCAGCAAACAAGGCTACTGTTAATAAAGAGTGGGTTTTAGTTGACGCTGCAGATCAAACGCTAGGTCGTTTATGCTCTAAAGTAGCAATACTTTTGAGAGGTAAACACAAGCCTAACTTCACACCACATGTTGATTGCGGAGATAATGTAATTATTATCAATGCTGAAAAAATCAACTTATCAGGAAACAAGTGGAATGACAAAACGTACATTCGTCACACAGGTTATCCAGGTGGTCAAAGAAGTTTAACTGCGACTGAATTGTTTGGAAAAGATCCAGCAAGAATCGTAGAAAAATCAGTAAAAGGAATGCTCCCTAAAAACAAATTAGGCGCTGAGTTATTCCGTAATTTGAATGTTGTTGTAGGTTCTGAGCACAAACATGAAGCTCAAAAACCAAAAGCAATTGACTTAAACAAAGTTAACTAA